The Pedobacter roseus genome contains a region encoding:
- a CDS encoding LLM class flavin-dependent oxidoreductase gives MADHSLKNIPYSVLDLATVLDGYTAADTFKTSLDLAQQSEDLGYTRYWFAEHHNMAGVASSATAILIGYIAGGTKSIRVGSGGIMLPNHAPLIVAEQFGTLASLYPNRIDLGLGRAPGTDQVTAMAIRGENFNAAHHFPKDIEKLQQLFSASNSRASVRAIPGEGLDIPIWVLGSSTDSARLAAEKGLPYAFASHFAPTYFEQAISIYRNNFKPSAFLKEPYVMACVNVVAADTDEEAERLSSSVKRMFLGVITGKRELLKPAIDDINQYWDRMEKEAVEQMLYYSFIGSGETIKENLTAFVNTYGVNEIMSTSHIYDHQAKLHSNKIFAGLFD, from the coding sequence ATGGCTGATCATTCATTAAAAAATATACCTTATTCTGTACTCGATCTCGCAACTGTTTTAGACGGTTATACCGCAGCTGATACCTTCAAAACAAGTCTGGATTTAGCCCAGCAATCTGAAGATTTAGGTTATACCCGTTATTGGTTTGCAGAGCATCATAATATGGCTGGTGTGGCCAGTTCCGCTACTGCTATACTCATTGGTTATATTGCTGGTGGCACAAAAAGCATCCGTGTAGGTTCTGGTGGTATTATGTTGCCCAATCATGCGCCTTTAATTGTGGCAGAGCAATTTGGTACTTTGGCTTCACTTTACCCTAACCGTATAGATTTGGGCTTGGGCAGGGCACCGGGCACCGATCAGGTTACGGCAATGGCCATCCGTGGTGAAAATTTTAATGCAGCACATCACTTTCCAAAGGATATAGAAAAGTTGCAACAGCTTTTTTCGGCTTCCAATAGCCGGGCAAGTGTAAGGGCTATTCCGGGTGAAGGACTGGATATTCCGATCTGGGTTTTAGGCTCTAGTACCGATAGCGCCCGTTTAGCGGCAGAGAAAGGATTGCCTTATGCTTTTGCAAGTCATTTCGCACCAACTTATTTCGAACAGGCCATTTCCATTTACCGGAATAACTTTAAACCATCGGCATTTTTGAAAGAGCCTTATGTAATGGCTTGTGTAAATGTGGTGGCTGCCGATACCGATGAAGAAGCAGAACGTTTATCGAGTTCGGTGAAACGCATGTTCTTGGGTGTAATTACGGGCAAAAGGGAGTTGTTAAAACCCGCGATAGATGATATTAATCAGTATTGGGACCGTATGGAAAAAGAGGCGGTAGAACAGATGTTGTATTATTCTTTTATAGGAAGTGGAGAAACCATTAAAGAAAATTTAACCGCTTTTGTTAATACTTATGGTGTTAATGAGATTATGAGCACTTCACATATTTATGATCATCAGGCAAAATTGCATTCTAATAAAATTTTTGCGGGGCTGTTTGATTAA
- a CDS encoding RNA polymerase sigma factor, which produces MSETLLSSLQRGSHQAMEEIYQIYWEGIFDAALRKTGDEALAQDITQEIFISLWENHKTINLSGSLGAYLHGAVKYKVINYFRSGSLKEQHQPALTALMDEQHSAAADDKLLLKELHLEVDAAIALLPEKMQQVFSMSRKQEKSIKEIASELDISVQTVKNQISAALKLLKKSLSYILLIATLIGLT; this is translated from the coding sequence TTGAGCGAAACTTTACTTTCATCTTTACAGCGCGGAAGCCATCAGGCAATGGAAGAAATCTACCAGATTTATTGGGAGGGTATTTTTGATGCTGCACTAAGAAAAACAGGTGATGAAGCCCTAGCACAGGATATTACCCAGGAGATTTTCATTTCACTTTGGGAAAACCATAAAACGATTAACCTTTCCGGAAGCCTTGGCGCTTATCTGCATGGTGCTGTAAAATATAAAGTGATCAATTATTTCAGGTCGGGCAGTCTTAAAGAGCAGCACCAACCTGCACTTACGGCATTGATGGATGAGCAACACAGCGCTGCTGCAGATGATAAACTCCTGTTAAAGGAACTCCACCTCGAAGTAGATGCCGCCATTGCACTCTTGCCAGAAAAAATGCAGCAGGTTTTCTCCATGAGCAGAAAGCAGGAAAAATCCATCAAAGAAATTGCTTCTGAGCTGGATATTTCTGTCCAAACGGTGAAAAACCAGATTTCTGCTGCTTTAAAATTACTCAAAAAAAGTCTTTCCTACATCCTGTTAATTGCCACTTTAATCGGCTTAACATAA
- a CDS encoding FecR family protein: MTEKQAKELLQKYLDQQASPEEQKKVEEWYATLEAKDVVVPADQKAAIGAQMFVQLKAAMNEKPKHNKILKLQTFYKVAAAVLIVFTIGLTVWKINRPVKSVENQVTVITGATEQKRITLSDGSVVLLGPAAKLSYPKVFASNSRQIALKEGEAFFDIAHQEKRPFTVHTTSGIDIKVLGTSFKVKSYQASKQLEVAVVTGKVAVSNQKGNLGTLVKDEFLTYDKSAGRAAIRKIKPVAFIEFAFDGATLDQVINKLQYAYSIKIVLSDSTLAKLKTTASFSSKQSPEEILDIICSLHHLKFNGSKNHKTFNIYK, translated from the coding sequence ATGACAGAAAAACAGGCAAAGGAGCTGCTGCAGAAATATCTCGATCAGCAGGCTAGTCCCGAAGAACAAAAAAAAGTTGAAGAGTGGTATGCCACACTCGAGGCAAAAGATGTGGTTGTACCTGCCGATCAAAAAGCTGCGATAGGAGCACAAATGTTTGTTCAGCTAAAGGCGGCGATGAACGAAAAACCTAAGCACAATAAGATACTAAAGCTTCAAACTTTTTATAAGGTAGCCGCTGCGGTGCTGATTGTGTTTACCATCGGACTAACGGTATGGAAAATCAACCGTCCGGTTAAATCTGTCGAAAATCAGGTTACTGTAATTACCGGAGCAACAGAACAGAAGCGCATTACCTTATCTGATGGTTCGGTGGTATTGCTTGGCCCGGCTGCGAAATTGAGCTATCCTAAAGTATTTGCATCAAACAGTCGCCAGATAGCACTAAAAGAGGGTGAAGCTTTTTTTGATATTGCCCATCAGGAAAAACGACCATTTACGGTACATACTACTTCCGGCATCGATATTAAAGTTTTGGGAACTTCTTTCAAGGTTAAATCTTACCAGGCCAGTAAGCAGCTCGAAGTTGCTGTAGTAACGGGTAAAGTTGCGGTGAGCAATCAAAAAGGCAACCTGGGTACACTGGTAAAGGATGAGTTTTTAACTTATGATAAAAGTGCCGGGCGTGCTGCCATCCGCAAAATTAAACCTGTGGCTTTTATTGAATTCGCTTTTGATGGCGCAACGCTCGATCAGGTTATTAACAAACTCCAATATGCCTACAGCATTAAAATTGTGCTGAGCGACAGCACTTTGGCTAAACTTAAAACTACTGCTTCTTTCAGTAGCAAACAATCGCCCGAAGAGATTCTGGATATCATCTGCAGTCTGCATCACCTCAAGTTTAACGGATCAAAAAATCATAAAACATTTAATATATACAAATGA
- a CDS encoding SusC/RagA family TonB-linked outer membrane protein, translated as MKTTSAKRTPALYKIMKYSCLTFTILCIFCSSILASAGMAQKLEKTTVSITINKGRKMTEIIKEIESRTGLSFVYNPDQLQQKNMFVSGDFTTEPVRSLLDRLGLQVLEKGGYVILNNAVMNKPDRVITGIVKDTTGLVLPGVSVKVLGTQSGTITDGNGAYRIEVGADAVLSFSMIGYQTKEAKVGENQVINMVLKEERSMLADVVVVGYGTQKKETLTGAISIVGMDKLSSRSLNSVGEVLAGKAPGVIVTNEGGDPTSAPRINIRGSGGLNGESVLYVIDGSIFSGTPQLNPNDIESISVLKDGSAAIYGARASGGVILITTKKGKSGKMQISFDAKVGQQSAWKKLESLNAQQRSQVAATAAKNGGTTILPSFDAAKYPDGQITRTNWMDEVFRDGLLQDYNAAINGGSEKSNYYLSFNYRNAEGIVLNTKTKRYNFRINTEHEVTNWLKVGENLSYSSTNGNGANTSSDYTGALLSAIYYPTNGTAYNADGSFAGLPGPYPGDYGDIVNPVAELKRIDISNPINVLVINPYANIKLAKGLTFRSNLSITKTDASFKSFTPKRPEVGKPVLSNSLQESSNRNNDFLTEQVINYKTTFGNHQLDVTGGYSFQKTQYRSLFASGSGFDDESPQYRYLMNATVIQPSSSTYVAQALSSLFLRANYNYREKYLVSLIGRRDGSSLLTKNNRTRNYGSASVGWVMSKEDFLKDVSWLNELKLRGSYGFLGNLASLTTDAVNPLLTPTQSYFGQTPTLQNGYVQNVLANPNIAWAESKQTNVGVDVAVLGRINLSADYFIKEIDKMILTRTLPGTAGLNTQIINAGKVKDKGIELGLTYNSDKNAAFTYSVNATLTKINNKIEELIPGIENQVVSTNFRNEVAPLTNRVGQSLYSYYVLKTDGIFQSQAEADNYKNAKGTKIQPNAKAGDFKFVDINGDGSIDSKDRYFAGSAYPDFSYGLSFNASYKNFDFNIFAQGVQGNKLFNAVKRTTYSASGPSYNKLVGILDAWSPENPGGKVPIISTSDANGNFAASDFYVEDGSYLRIRNVTLGYSLPKSIASKLKTGGVRIYATANNLFTITKYSGFDPEIGMDNNGVDVGRYPQARSFILGLSVNL; from the coding sequence ATGAAAACAACCTCCGCTAAGAGGACACCAGCTCTTTATAAGATCATGAAATACTCATGTTTAACATTTACAATCCTCTGCATTTTTTGCAGTTCTATCCTTGCTTCTGCAGGTATGGCGCAAAAGTTAGAGAAAACTACGGTTAGCATTACGATAAATAAAGGCCGTAAGATGACCGAGATCATCAAAGAAATAGAATCCCGTACCGGACTTAGTTTTGTGTACAACCCCGATCAGTTACAACAAAAAAATATGTTTGTAAGTGGCGATTTCACCACAGAGCCGGTAAGATCACTTTTAGACAGACTTGGTTTGCAGGTTCTGGAAAAAGGCGGATATGTAATTTTAAACAATGCCGTAATGAACAAACCAGACCGCGTTATTACAGGGATAGTTAAAGACACTACGGGCTTGGTACTTCCGGGCGTTTCGGTAAAAGTATTGGGCACACAAAGTGGTACCATTACCGATGGCAACGGTGCTTACCGCATTGAAGTGGGTGCCGATGCCGTGCTTTCCTTCTCGATGATCGGTTATCAGACCAAAGAAGCAAAAGTAGGCGAGAACCAGGTGATTAATATGGTTTTAAAAGAAGAACGTTCCATGCTTGCTGATGTAGTGGTTGTGGGTTACGGAACGCAGAAAAAAGAAACCTTAACCGGGGCAATCAGCATTGTGGGGATGGATAAACTTTCTTCGCGTTCGTTAAACAGCGTGGGTGAGGTACTAGCTGGAAAAGCCCCTGGTGTAATTGTAACCAATGAAGGTGGCGATCCAACTTCTGCACCACGCATCAATATCCGCGGCTCAGGCGGTCTTAATGGAGAAAGTGTGCTGTACGTAATCGACGGATCAATTTTTTCAGGTACGCCACAGCTTAACCCTAACGATATCGAATCCATTTCGGTGCTAAAAGATGGATCGGCAGCGATTTATGGAGCGAGAGCTTCGGGAGGTGTAATATTAATTACCACCAAAAAAGGCAAAAGCGGCAAAATGCAGATCAGTTTTGATGCTAAAGTTGGGCAACAGAGCGCATGGAAAAAACTAGAATCCCTAAATGCACAGCAACGTTCGCAGGTGGCAGCAACAGCGGCCAAAAATGGGGGAACTACGATTTTGCCATCCTTTGATGCCGCAAAATACCCTGACGGACAGATTACGCGCACCAACTGGATGGATGAAGTGTTTAGAGATGGGTTATTACAGGATTACAATGCTGCTATAAACGGCGGTAGCGAGAAATCGAATTATTACCTAAGTTTCAACTACCGTAATGCGGAAGGTATTGTATTAAATACCAAAACCAAACGTTACAATTTCAGGATTAATACCGAACACGAGGTTACCAATTGGTTAAAGGTTGGCGAAAACCTATCGTATAGCAGCACCAACGGAAACGGTGCCAACACCAGCAGCGATTATACAGGTGCTTTACTTTCTGCAATTTATTACCCAACAAATGGTACAGCTTATAATGCCGATGGCAGTTTTGCCGGTTTGCCAGGCCCATATCCCGGAGATTATGGAGATATTGTTAACCCTGTTGCTGAGTTGAAGCGTATCGATATCAGTAACCCAATAAATGTGCTGGTAATTAATCCTTACGCCAATATTAAACTCGCCAAAGGTTTAACCTTTAGGTCTAACTTAAGCATCACCAAAACAGATGCTTCATTTAAAAGCTTTACCCCTAAAAGACCTGAGGTAGGAAAACCAGTATTAAGCAATAGTTTGCAGGAAAGTAGTAACCGTAATAATGATTTCCTAACAGAGCAGGTAATAAATTACAAAACCACCTTTGGCAACCATCAGCTCGATGTTACAGGCGGTTATTCGTTTCAAAAAACACAATACAGAAGTTTATTTGCATCGGGATCTGGTTTTGATGATGAATCTCCACAGTACAGGTATTTAATGAATGCCACAGTTATACAGCCTTCTTCGAGCACTTATGTTGCACAGGCGCTTTCTTCATTGTTTCTGAGGGCGAACTACAACTATCGCGAAAAATATCTGGTATCGTTAATCGGTCGTCGTGATGGATCATCGTTACTCACCAAAAATAACAGGACCAGGAATTATGGTTCGGCTTCAGTTGGATGGGTGATGAGCAAAGAAGATTTTCTTAAAGATGTAAGTTGGTTAAATGAACTGAAATTAAGGGGCAGTTATGGCTTTTTGGGTAATTTAGCTTCACTAACTACCGATGCGGTTAATCCATTATTAACGCCTACGCAAAGTTATTTTGGGCAAACACCTACTTTGCAGAATGGTTATGTACAAAACGTTTTGGCCAATCCTAATATCGCATGGGCAGAATCAAAACAAACCAACGTTGGTGTTGATGTAGCAGTACTGGGACGGATAAATCTTTCTGCAGATTATTTTATCAAAGAAATCGATAAAATGATCCTAACCAGAACATTGCCCGGAACGGCAGGTTTAAATACTCAAATTATTAATGCAGGTAAGGTAAAAGATAAAGGCATTGAGTTAGGGTTAACTTACAACAGTGATAAAAATGCAGCTTTCACTTACTCGGTAAACGCTACTTTAACTAAAATAAACAACAAAATAGAAGAACTTATACCAGGTATAGAAAACCAGGTTGTGTCTACCAATTTCCGGAATGAGGTTGCTCCCCTTACCAATAGGGTTGGGCAATCGCTATACAGCTATTATGTGTTGAAAACTGATGGTATTTTCCAGAGTCAGGCAGAAGCTGATAACTACAAAAATGCGAAAGGAACCAAGATTCAGCCGAATGCAAAAGCAGGCGATTTTAAATTTGTAGATATCAATGGTGATGGATCAATTGATAGTAAAGACCGTTATTTCGCCGGAAGTGCTTACCCTGACTTCTCTTATGGATTGAGCTTTAATGCAAGTTATAAAAATTTCGACTTCAATATTTTTGCGCAAGGTGTACAGGGTAATAAATTATTTAATGCGGTAAAACGTACTACCTATAGTGCTAGTGGGCCATCTTATAACAAACTGGTCGGTATTCTTGACGCCTGGTCGCCGGAAAATCCAGGAGGCAAAGTGCCGATTATTTCGACCAGCGATGCCAACGGAAACTTTGCAGCTTCTGATTTTTATGTAGAAGATGGTTCTTACCTGCGCATCCGTAATGTAACCCTGGGTTACAGTTTGCCAAAATCTATCGCCAGTAAATTAAAAACCGGAGGAGTAAGAATTTATGCCACAGCAAACAACCTTTTTACCATTACTAAATATTCAGGCTTTGATCCGGAGATCGGAATGGACAACAACGGAGTGGATGTTGGTCGTTATCCGCAGGCACGAAGTTTTATCCTTGGTTTAAGTGTAAATCTATAA